In one Misgurnus anguillicaudatus chromosome 1, ASM2758022v2, whole genome shotgun sequence genomic region, the following are encoded:
- the myf5 gene encoding myogenic factor 5 — translation MWAPASTQGTIRGAGWQQRNHITQRSPPYHRAHTRPTMDVFSTSQIFYDSACASSPETLEFGLGGELTGSEEDEHIRAPGAPHQPGHCLQWACKACKRKASTVDRRRAATMRERRRLKKVNHAFEALRRCTSANPSQRLPKVEILRNAIQYIESLQDLLREQVENYYSLPTESSSEPCSPSSSCSESMIDCNSPVWPQMNPNFGNNYNFDAQHVVAVDRTPAASSLQCLSSIVDRLSSVDAGVAVGMKNVVALSPTGSDSQSSSPDSPDNRPVYHVL, via the exons ATGTGGGCCCCAGCCTCCACACAGGGCACTATAAGAGGGGCTGGATGGCAACAGAGAAACCACATCACTCAAAGGTCGCCCCCTTACCACAGAGCTCATACACGACCAACAATGGACGTATTCTCCACATCCCAAATCTTCTACGACAGCGCGTGCGCCTCGTCCCCAGAAACCTTGGAGTTTGGACTCGGAGGTGAGCTTACTGGATCCGAGGAAGACGAGCACATTCGGGCCCCCGGCGCACCGCACCAACCAGGCCACTGTTTGCAGTGGGCTTGCAAAGCGTGTAAGCGCAAGGCCAGCACCGTGGACCGCAGAAGAGCCGCCACCATGCGGGAACGCCGCAGGCTGAAGAAGGTAAACCACGCTTTTGAGGCTCTACGCCGTTGCACCTCGGCCAACCCCAGCCAACGTCTTCCCAAAGTTGAGATCCTGAGAAACGCCATCCAGTACATCGAAAGCCTCCAGGACCTGCTTAGGGAACAGGTGGAGAACTACTACAGCCTGCCTACGGAAAGCAGCTCCGAACCTTGCAGTCCCTCGTCCAGCTGTTCTGAGAGCATG ATTGACTGCAACAGTCCTGTATGGCCACAGATGAATCCAAACTTTGGAAACAATTACAACTTTGATGCACAACATG TCGTTGCCGTGGACAGGACTCCCGCAGCATCTAGTTTGCAGTGCTTGTCCAGTATTGTAGACCGGCTGTCTTCGGTTGACGCAGGAGTCGCTGTGGGAATGAAAAACGTGGTTGCTCTTTCTCCGACTGGTAGCGATTCCCAATCTAGTTCTCCAGACAGTCCTGACAACAGACCCGTCTACCACGTCCTGTGA
- the myf6 gene encoding LOW QUALITY PROTEIN: myogenic factor 6 (The sequence of the model RefSeq protein was modified relative to this genomic sequence to represent the inferred CDS: deleted 2 bases in 1 codon), translating into MMDLFETNTYFFNDLRYLEGDHETLDMPGVSPLYEGNDSPLSPGQDPVPSETGCESSGEEHVLAPPGLHPHCEGQCLIWACKICKRKSAPTDRRKAATLRERRRLKKINEAFDALKKKTVPNPNQRLPKVEILRSAITYIEKLQDLLHTLDEQDQNSDSHPYTYTIKENHVAPSEYHWKKTCQSWQESPDHSNSNMAREGGAMESSASSSLRRLSSIVDSISTEEENRCTDQISEK; encoded by the exons ATGATGGACCTGTTTGAGACCAACACTTATTTTTTCAACGATTTACGTTATCTTGAGGGGGACCATGAGACCCTGGATATGCCCGGTGTGTCCCCACTTTACGAGGGAAACGACAGCCCTTTGTCGCCAGGACAGGACCCTGTCCCGTCGGAAACTGGATGTGAGAGTAGCGGAGAAGAGCACGTCCTTGCGCCACCAGGGCTTCACCCGCACTGCGAGGGTCAATGCCTGATCTGGGCTTGCAAGATCTGCAAACGAAAGTCGGCACCGACAGACAGGAGAAAAGCAGCCACTCTGAGAGAAAGGAGGAGACTCAAAAAAATCAACGAGGCGTTTGACGCGTTAAAGAAAAAGACGGTTCCCAATCCGAACCAGAGGCTACCCAAGGTTGAGATTTTACGCAGCGCAATAACCTATATTGAGAAATTGCAGGACCTGTTGCATACGCTGGACGAGCAAGATCAAAACTCTGACAGTCACCCTTATACATATACCATCAAAGAAAATCAT GTGGCTCCTAGTGAGTATCATTGGAAAAAAACCTGCCAAAGCTGGCAGGAGAGCCCAGATCATTCCAACTCCAATATGGCCAGAGAAG GAGGCGCAATGGAGTCTTCGGCATCCAGCAGCCTTCGTCGACTCTCCTCGATTGTTGACAGTATTTCCACGGAAGAG GAAAATCGATGTACCGACCAGATCTCAGAAAAGTGA